A section of the Roseivirga sp. BDSF3-8 genome encodes:
- a CDS encoding pinensin family lanthipeptide, producing the protein MKKRIKLTEISLQSFVTEASNTKEIKGGIIETEWCSQAGPCVKPY; encoded by the coding sequence ATGAAAAAGCGGATTAAGCTTACCGAAATCAGCCTTCAGAGCTTTGTTACTGAGGCGTCCAATACTAAGGAAATAAAAGGAGGTATCATTGAAACTGAGTGGTGCTCTCAGGCTGGTCCTTGCGTAAAGCCTTACTAA